The following proteins are co-located in the Streptomyces sp. DT2A-34 genome:
- a CDS encoding putative baseplate assembly protein produces MTGFQTTEGTITDECTCGGACRGGDDERLAPAPVHNPPGRTALDYRVGEYGSFLSALLDRLASPAYTALSGLTVRTPDDPAIGLLDATAVLGDLLTFHSERIADEAYIRTANEHRSLVLLGRLVGHRPRPGVAAATHLAYTLERDPRAEALSVLIPRGARSHSVPASADEQSLTFETSRDLTARWDWNELKVRRRRPSLVTPADLERRSELFVEGTANSLQTGDQLLFVFNEQAGGERKLLPVAKARVDREDEITAISLPKSAPPTLKELVDEVRRWTAVPAAPGEPGDEPPTPEVPNPRPVSRLIEDFEDQVLAPLRDDLDGIKTPERLAARLAEPVARLGEAQVLAGPYEDVAAWFVQLEAVLAELAERAVQLAPAQPDVAEPAVRTVRDTESADPRAAALQTLGAVLPALRAAAPAPRGGTGAQRPGSDTARLLSALNPALGSLYPAWRTAAAAAPGTPQLLRELLAMRVTAAPFGATAPLKPVQDDRGRVIRTADWPLTGAVLASMRVVYDTSGRTPVRAEFQYVEGSSSDQRAENLPVVQPLTFPLGTGQVELSVRSGQDRDLNWLNRRPSDSQEPGVTARLHSGLPERTLFVSRPDDEGLVHVGIHNGTSEQISLRPNASEQFTHGEYEVSLKYTVGTTEPNVEVVIASKPEPLNRRVLQLDSVHTGITVGSWVAIQRPAKGAQEGIPGDAKLAFVTTQVAAARTAAYSNYGITGRGTELTLTDPWLDEFDVLLSHIRDTTVHAAGEPLRLADEPLGEDVHGNEIELAELYDGLRPGRTLVVSGERSDIPGTTGVQATEVVTLAAADPAVDLQLPGDHVHTRLTLTADLAHRYRRETVRILGNVVEATHGESREEAIGSGDSDRVNQTFALWQSPLTWLADDNPLGATPVLEIRVDGVLWHEVDSLAGRGPGERSEMGVPPAGGWGRVYITGSTADGRTTVTFGDGVNGARLPSGHENIRARYRFGTGRAANVAADRITQPLTRPLGVTQVTNPRPAKGGADADGPGLTRRTIPLAVSALDRLVSASDYEDFARSRAGIGRAAARELFDGRRRVLHVTVAGTDDVPIDGDSDTLRALRGALTEYGDLNLPVRVDVRELVLLLVAAKVKVAKDHAWEVVEPRLRQALRRRLGYEGQELGRPARLSDVLATAHSVPGVDYIDVDVFTGVPASATPEELTGILTDPGPPKSSVPAHPATYDEKIHTVRAANGETLSEICAEYGVPLAELLRLNPDITDTRRLAKGRSVFVFRGIRPAQLALLSPRAADTLILTEVK; encoded by the coding sequence ATGACCGGGTTCCAGACCACCGAGGGCACGATCACCGACGAGTGCACCTGCGGCGGTGCCTGCCGCGGCGGCGACGACGAGCGCCTCGCCCCGGCCCCGGTGCACAACCCGCCCGGCCGCACCGCCCTCGACTACCGCGTCGGCGAGTACGGCTCCTTCCTGTCCGCCCTCCTCGACCGGCTCGCCTCACCGGCGTACACGGCCCTGAGCGGCCTGACCGTCCGCACCCCGGACGACCCGGCGATCGGCCTGCTCGACGCCACCGCCGTCCTCGGCGACCTGCTCACCTTCCACTCCGAGCGCATCGCCGACGAGGCCTACATCCGTACGGCCAACGAGCACCGCTCCCTGGTCCTGCTCGGCCGCCTCGTCGGCCACCGCCCGCGCCCCGGCGTCGCCGCCGCCACGCATCTGGCGTACACGCTGGAACGCGACCCGCGTGCCGAGGCGCTGTCCGTGCTGATCCCGCGCGGCGCCCGCAGCCACAGCGTGCCCGCCTCGGCCGACGAGCAGTCCCTGACCTTCGAGACAAGCCGCGACCTCACGGCCCGCTGGGACTGGAACGAGCTGAAGGTGCGCCGCCGGCGCCCCTCCCTCGTCACCCCCGCGGACCTGGAGCGCCGCTCGGAGCTCTTCGTCGAGGGCACCGCGAACTCCCTCCAGACCGGCGACCAGTTGCTCTTCGTCTTCAATGAACAGGCGGGCGGCGAGCGCAAGTTGCTGCCCGTCGCCAAGGCCCGCGTCGACCGGGAGGACGAGATCACCGCGATCTCGCTGCCGAAGTCGGCCCCGCCCACCCTGAAGGAACTCGTCGACGAGGTACGGCGCTGGACGGCCGTCCCTGCGGCTCCGGGGGAGCCCGGCGACGAACCCCCGACGCCGGAGGTTCCGAACCCGCGCCCGGTCAGCCGGCTGATCGAGGACTTCGAGGACCAGGTCCTCGCGCCCCTGCGGGACGACCTGGACGGCATCAAGACCCCCGAGCGGCTCGCGGCCCGTCTGGCGGAGCCCGTCGCACGGCTCGGCGAGGCGCAGGTGCTGGCCGGTCCGTACGAGGACGTGGCGGCGTGGTTCGTGCAGCTGGAGGCGGTGCTCGCCGAACTCGCCGAGCGGGCAGTGCAGTTGGCGCCCGCCCAGCCCGACGTGGCTGAGCCGGCGGTGCGCACCGTGAGGGACACCGAGAGCGCCGACCCTCGCGCGGCCGCCCTGCAGACGCTCGGCGCCGTCCTGCCCGCCCTGCGTGCCGCGGCCCCCGCCCCGCGTGGCGGCACCGGTGCCCAGCGCCCGGGCAGCGACACCGCCCGCCTGCTCTCCGCCCTGAACCCCGCCCTCGGCAGCCTCTACCCGGCCTGGCGCACAGCGGCAGCCGCCGCCCCCGGCACCCCCCAGCTCCTCCGCGAACTGCTCGCCATGCGCGTCACAGCCGCCCCCTTCGGCGCCACGGCCCCCCTCAAGCCCGTCCAGGACGACCGCGGCCGGGTCATCCGCACCGCGGACTGGCCGCTCACGGGTGCCGTGCTGGCGAGCATGCGCGTCGTGTACGACACGTCGGGCCGGACGCCGGTCCGGGCCGAGTTCCAGTACGTCGAGGGCAGCAGCTCCGACCAGCGCGCCGAGAACCTGCCCGTCGTCCAGCCGCTGACCTTCCCGCTCGGCACGGGCCAGGTCGAGCTGTCCGTGCGCTCCGGCCAGGACCGCGACCTCAACTGGCTGAACCGCCGCCCATCCGACTCCCAGGAGCCCGGCGTCACGGCCCGACTCCACTCGGGCCTGCCGGAGCGCACGCTCTTCGTGTCCCGGCCGGACGACGAGGGCCTGGTCCACGTCGGCATCCACAACGGCACGTCGGAGCAGATCTCCCTGCGGCCGAACGCCAGTGAGCAGTTCACGCACGGCGAGTACGAGGTGAGCCTCAAGTACACGGTGGGGACCACCGAGCCGAACGTCGAGGTCGTCATCGCGAGCAAGCCGGAGCCCCTCAACCGCCGCGTCCTCCAGCTGGACTCGGTGCACACCGGCATCACGGTCGGCAGCTGGGTCGCGATCCAGCGTCCGGCCAAGGGCGCCCAGGAGGGCATCCCCGGCGATGCCAAGCTCGCGTTCGTCACCACCCAGGTCGCCGCGGCGCGTACGGCGGCGTACTCCAACTACGGCATCACCGGCCGCGGCACCGAACTCACCCTCACCGACCCGTGGTTGGACGAGTTCGACGTCCTGCTCTCGCACATCCGCGACACCACGGTGCACGCGGCTGGCGAACCTCTGCGCCTCGCCGACGAACCGCTCGGCGAGGACGTCCACGGCAACGAGATCGAACTCGCCGAGCTGTACGACGGGTTGAGGCCCGGACGTACCCTCGTCGTGAGCGGCGAGCGCAGCGACATCCCGGGGACGACGGGCGTCCAGGCCACCGAGGTCGTCACCCTCGCAGCCGCCGACCCGGCCGTCGACCTCCAACTCCCCGGCGACCACGTCCACACCCGCCTGACCCTGACCGCCGACCTCGCCCACCGCTACCGCCGCGAGACGGTCAGGATCCTCGGCAACGTCGTCGAGGCCACCCATGGCGAGAGCCGCGAGGAGGCCATCGGCAGCGGTGACTCCGACCGCGTGAACCAGACGTTCGCGCTGTGGCAGTCCCCGCTCACCTGGCTCGCCGACGACAACCCCCTCGGCGCCACCCCGGTGCTGGAGATCCGGGTCGACGGTGTCCTGTGGCACGAGGTCGACAGCCTCGCCGGACGCGGCCCGGGCGAGCGAAGCGAGATGGGGGTACCCCCGGCCGGAGGCTGGGGGAGGGTCTACATCACCGGCTCCACCGCCGACGGCCGTACGACGGTCACCTTCGGCGACGGCGTCAACGGCGCCCGGCTGCCGAGCGGCCACGAGAACATCCGGGCCCGCTACCGTTTCGGCACCGGCAGGGCCGCCAACGTCGCCGCCGACCGCATCACCCAGCCGCTCACCCGCCCGCTCGGCGTCACCCAGGTGACCAACCCGCGTCCGGCCAAGGGCGGCGCGGACGCGGACGGCCCCGGCCTGACCCGCCGTACGATCCCGCTCGCCGTCTCGGCCCTCGACCGCCTGGTCTCGGCGTCGGACTACGAGGACTTCGCCCGCTCTCGCGCCGGCATCGGCCGGGCCGCCGCACGCGAACTCTTCGACGGCCGGCGCCGCGTCCTGCACGTGACCGTCGCGGGCACCGACGACGTGCCGATCGACGGCGACTCGGACACGCTCAGGGCCTTGCGCGGCGCCCTGACCGAGTACGGGGACCTCAACCTCCCCGTCCGGGTGGACGTACGTGAGCTGGTCCTGCTGCTCGTCGCGGCCAAGGTGAAGGTGGCCAAGGACCATGCCTGGGAGGTCGTCGAACCCCGGCTGCGTCAGGCCCTGCGCCGCCGACTCGGCTACGAGGGACAGGAGTTGGGCCGACCCGCCCGTCTCTCCGACGTCCTGGCCACGGCCCACTCCGTGCCCGGCGTCGACTACATCGACGTCGACGTCTTCACCGGCGTCCCCGCGTCCGCGACGCCCGAGGAACTCACCGGGATCCTCACCGACCCCGGCCCGCCGAAGTCGTCGGTCCCGGCGCACCCGGCGACGTACGACGAGAAGATCCACACCGTCCGCGCCGCGAACGGCGAGACCCTGTCGGAGATCTGCGCCGAGTACGGCGTCCCGCTCGCCGAACTCCTGCGCCTGAACCCCGACATCACCGACACCCGGCGCCTGGCGAAGGGCCGTTCGGTGTTCGTGTTCCGCGGTATCCGCCCGGCCCAGCTCGCACTGCTGTCGCCGAGGGCGGCGGACACCCTGATACTGACGGAGGTCAAGTGA
- a CDS encoding DUF6519 domain-containing protein — protein sequence MHADLSRLTFRPERHYSAVVAQQGRVQLDADINEQTAIQLHQARRFAADLIGRYGGPSGAAGFKIDYVGGRHDIDTLFIHGGRYYVDGILVDATRPAPGVPVPDDDAEDSAEQDAAAPPEYWTYWDQPDGFRDPEKPDDRLPSPAQSPFVVYLKVWERAVSAAEDPALREVALGAAMPDTAARVKVVWQVLPLSLAALDIEETEPSKEVVRAAFDKWARKQATPTARLAARSERPDHADEDPCLVKPDARYRGQENQLYRVEVHAGGEAKDATFKWSRENGSVVFPVDELDGTWVQLASLGHDDKLDLDVGDHVEFVDTAYASRLDPLPLLRVEELDLPGRRVRLSAEPDPAVGRLPHLNPFLRRWDHHAGPRRKGRTTALKGGAVPVAEGEWLPLEDGVEVYFAKGAGYRTGDHWIIPARTATGSVEWPTDAARRPLLRGPFGIVRSFAPLALVKGEGGTVDLRLAFNPLASSIPAADEATLAAEERARREEQLAEDPSGGRSQTTADAEAAAEGDK from the coding sequence ATGCACGCTGATCTCTCCCGCCTCACGTTCCGCCCGGAACGGCACTACTCGGCGGTCGTCGCCCAGCAAGGACGCGTCCAGCTCGACGCCGACATCAACGAGCAGACGGCGATCCAGCTCCACCAGGCCCGCAGGTTCGCCGCCGATCTGATCGGCCGGTACGGCGGGCCGAGCGGCGCCGCGGGCTTCAAGATCGACTACGTGGGCGGCAGGCACGACATCGACACGCTCTTCATCCACGGCGGCCGCTACTACGTCGACGGCATCCTGGTCGACGCGACCCGCCCGGCGCCCGGCGTGCCCGTCCCGGACGACGACGCCGAGGACTCCGCGGAACAGGACGCCGCCGCCCCGCCCGAGTACTGGACGTACTGGGACCAGCCCGACGGCTTCCGCGACCCCGAGAAGCCCGACGACCGGCTGCCCTCGCCCGCTCAGTCGCCGTTCGTGGTGTACCTGAAGGTGTGGGAGCGAGCGGTCTCGGCCGCCGAGGACCCGGCGCTGCGCGAGGTCGCGCTCGGCGCGGCGATGCCGGACACGGCCGCCCGTGTGAAGGTCGTGTGGCAGGTGCTGCCACTGTCGCTGGCCGCGCTGGACATCGAGGAGACCGAGCCGTCCAAGGAGGTCGTCCGGGCCGCCTTCGACAAGTGGGCCCGCAAGCAGGCCACGCCCACCGCGCGCCTGGCCGCCCGCAGTGAGCGGCCCGACCACGCCGACGAGGACCCGTGCCTCGTGAAGCCGGACGCCCGCTACCGCGGCCAGGAGAACCAGCTGTACCGCGTCGAGGTCCACGCGGGCGGCGAGGCGAAGGACGCCACCTTCAAGTGGTCCCGCGAGAACGGCTCGGTGGTCTTCCCGGTCGACGAACTCGACGGCACCTGGGTGCAGTTGGCGTCCCTCGGGCACGACGACAAGCTGGACCTGGACGTCGGTGACCACGTGGAGTTCGTCGACACCGCGTACGCCTCCCGCCTCGACCCCCTGCCCCTGCTGCGGGTCGAGGAACTGGACCTGCCGGGCCGCCGGGTGCGCCTGTCCGCCGAGCCCGACCCGGCCGTCGGACGGCTGCCCCACCTCAACCCGTTCCTGCGCCGCTGGGACCACCACGCGGGACCGAGGCGCAAGGGCCGTACGACGGCCCTGAAGGGCGGTGCGGTGCCGGTCGCGGAGGGGGAGTGGCTGCCGCTGGAGGACGGCGTCGAGGTGTACTTCGCCAAGGGCGCCGGCTACCGCACCGGCGACCACTGGATCATCCCCGCCCGCACCGCCACCGGCAGCGTCGAGTGGCCCACGGACGCGGCACGCCGCCCGCTGCTGCGGGGCCCCTTCGGTATCGTCCGCAGCTTCGCGCCGCTCGCCCTGGTCAAGGGCGAGGGCGGCACCGTCGACCTGCGCCTCGCCTTCAACCCGCTGGCCAGCAGCATCCCGGCCGCGGACGAGGCGACGCTCGCGGCGGAGGAACGGGCGCGCCGCGAGGAGCAGTTGGCGGAGGATCCGTCGGGCGGGAGGTCGCAGACCACGGCGGACGCCGAGGCGGCGGCGGAGGGAGACAAGTAA